The DNA window ACGAGATTCTTTTCGAGCAGCGACTTCAACACTTCATCGCAATTCACGCCGCGAATGTTCTCGATGTCCGCTTTCGAGACGGGCTGCTTGTAGGCAACGATCGCAAGCGTCTCGAGCGCGGCGCTCGAAAGGCGGCGGCGCGAACGCTCTTTGTATAAGCGCGAGACGTACATGCTCACGCCCGGCTTCGTCGCGAACTGGAAGCCTCCGGCGATCTCCACGATATGGAATGCGCGGCCGGTCTCTTCGTAGGAAGCATTGAGCAATTCGACGGACTGACGAATCACGTCCAGGTCGAGCAGCGCTCTCTTCCTCGAGCCTTTGCCTTCGGCGGCGGGCTCGTCGGCCGGTGTATCGAGCAGATCCGGTTCGGCAGCGCCATCGGCAGGCACAGCAACTGCCGCGCGCTTGATGGGCTCGTCAAGAATCAGCGAACGAATATCGTTCGCCGACAGCGGTTCGTCACTGGCGAATACCAACGCCTCGACGACATCTGCAAGGTCTTGTGGATTTTTATAATCCAATGGCATGAGGGGGTTCTCGGATTTCGTTACGGTTTGAAGAGAATGATATCGTCGAACGCATCGCTCTGGCGCAATGCGATCATTTGGCTGCGCACGAGTTCGAGCACCGCCATAAATGTGACAACCAAGCGCAAGCGCACCGGCGTCGAAAGCTCTTCGATCGTGTTGGCGTCGATGAAGCCGGTAAAGAGCTCGATGAAGTTCATTTCGCCCTTGAAGGCAAGCATGTCGAGGATATACTCGCTTTGTTCCTCCACCGTCACGGGGATCATCTCGACATCGTGGGTCCGCTTGATCAGCGGTGCTCTGAGCATCGCCTTTTGGAATGCCGAGAGCAGATGGAAGAGCGTAATACTTCCGACGAGATCTTCGCTGTCGTCCTCGATATGCGACTCGCGATCGTCGGCTTTGAAGAACTGCCGATAATGAAGTTTGCGCGCCTCCTCGTTCATGGTCCCGAGTTGCTCGCTCATTTCTTTGAAGCGGCGGTATTCGATCAGTCGGCGGACGAGATCGGCACGCGGATCGTCTTCTTCGATCCCTTCCTCGGTGCGCTCCTCCCGGGGCAGGAGCATCTTGGCCTTGATCTGGCAGAGCTCCGCGGCGACAACAATAAACTCGCCCGCAACTTCGAGGTCGAGCATCTGCATCATGCGCAAATACCCGAGAAATTCCGTCGTGATGTGATGCACCGGAATGTCATAAATATCGAGCTCATCTCGTTTTATGAAAAACAGGAGCAGATCGAGCGGACCCTCGAACAGCGGCAGTCGAATCTTATATTGTTGTGACGCGAGTTGTTCCAAAACAGTCTGAATTTCCGCTAAAATACGGCAGAATCGGTAACAATCCCTTGACGGGTATTCTTCCTGTGAAACCGAACAAATCTAGTAACAACTTGTTGTATTTTTCAATGTGATGAGACACAGGATGACCTTCATGACCAGAAACGCTGTTTTTGCCCTTTTCCTGAGTGTTCTGGCCGCCTCAGTGGCTACTGCCCAGTGGCAGATTCCCACGCCACGCGAACAGCACGCTGTGCCGTCCGACGGTACCACGATAAATTATCCGACCGTGTCGCTTCCGATCGGCGTCCGGTACCATATCCACTCCGAGGGCCGGGTTCAGGTCTCGAGTGCCGGCGATATTGCCGATGCCTGCTACTACGTGAACGTATTTCCATTCGGCCCGAATGTCGTCCCGGTTTCTGCCAAAGTACGACTCAGCGGCACCCAGGAGTCATGGATGTACGACTTGTTGTCGCCACAATCCTATCAATCGTCGCACACATACGATGTAGGCACGGCAAGTCAGGGCTCACCGTTGAGCGTTCGATTCTTCGACCGCAGCGACCCGCCGAACGCATATTATAACGACAACTCCGGTTCGCTCACGGTCGAGGTGGCGCAAGAAACGCCGATGATCGTCGCGAAATACGATACGGTCCGCTTCGGCAATATCGCTGTCGGTAAGAACCGTACCCTTGAGGATTCGATCGAAGCCTATGGCACCGAAGGATACCGCTGCGACGGCGTCTCGCTTTCGGGTCCGTCGCAAAGTAAGTTTTTCGTCTTCAGCGAGCGGACCGTTCCATTCGGTCTGCAGGAAACGACCAACGAATTCCGGTTCACCTATACACCAACAACGATACAGGCCGACACTGCATACTTACGGTTGGTCTCGTCCAATGCATATCTGCCGCAGCGCAGCTTTGTGATCGTCTTGATCGGTAATGGGATCGGCAGCCAGTTGACGGTCGCGAGAGACACGCTGGATTTTGGCACCATCCGCGTCAACTCGACGAAGAATCTGACCCAGACGTTCCGAAACGCAGGATCGGTGGATGCAACGATCGCTTCGATCGTGGTTGCCCCTGCCGGAAATTTCACGGCCGGCGCGACGCCGATCAGCGTGCCAGGGACTGGTTCGGCCGGATGTACGGTCTCATTCACTCCGACAAGCGTCGGCAATTTCTTTACCCGTTTCATCTGTACGACCGACGACGGCTCGACACTCGTATTCTATGCCAAAGGCGCAGGTGGCATTCCTTCTCCGTATATCAGCTCGCCCGTGCTCGACTTCGGGCGTCTGCTGATGAATAGCTCAAAGACACTCTCCGATACGATCCTCAATAAAGGCACGACCGACCTGAATGTTGTGTCTACGACAAATACGAACGCGTTTGAATATACAGTGATCGGAGGCCAAGGGCCGCAAAGCTATCCGCCCGGCAACGGGGCACGGTACTCGTTCACGTTTACCCCGCGCGTTCATATCCCCTTCTGGGGCAACCACGACGGGTCGTTCACGTTCAACTTCGACGACGGAACAAGTAAAACGATTGTCTTCAAGGGATGCGATCACGATGCGATCAGTACACGCCTGGCGATCGATACGAATTATTATGTGAATGTCGGCAACACGATCGAGGTCTCCCAAAAACTTCTCGGTCCTCTCGATAGCGCCTTCACTCCGATCCGTTCGCTGCAAGAGCGGATCAGCTTCGATCAGCAAACATTCGATTTTGTGAGCGCCCGCAAGGGTGCGCTGACGGCGAGCGGCGATTGGACGTTGACGACAACACCCGGGCCCGGCTTTATCGACATCAAGCTTTCGGCAACAAATTCGTCGTTCGTGGCAACTGGCAGCATTGTCCTGCTCACGTTCCGAGCACATACGGACGCCATTCCGGGCCAGCTTACCTTATTGCCGCAACTGAGCATCGACTTCGCGAATAACTTCGAACCCCTTGTCACCTCGAGTTCGGGACGGATCATTGTCTCAGATATGTGCACACCTGTGCGGCTTACAAATGCATATACATCGAAGAAAACCTACATCGAACAGACACAACCGAACCCGGTGGTGCGCGAAGCGCTGGTCAACTATACGATCGGCACCGATGTCGGCGGCACGGCTGCCGTGCCGGTTAGAATTCGAATCTTCGACCAAATGGGAAGACTGGTGCAGGTTGCTGTGAATGAGAACTTGGCGGCGGGTCGTTATTCTACGGTGTTTTCCACCACCGATCTCGCACCTGGAATGTATTGGTACACGCTCGATGCGGGCGGCGTCTCGTGCTCGCGATCGATGCTCGTGGTTCGGTAACGGAAGAGGACAGGTGTAGCCGGTTACGAAGCGATCGAACCGTTCTTGATCGCCGATGCAAGTGCTCGCAAATATTCCCAGGAATAGATACCCGTATCGTGCCCATCCTTCCAGTATGCCTGAACGGCGTACTGTCCGACCGGCACCAATTTCTCGAGCTGATACATCCCTTCCTGAAATATTTTCAGAGGCGCTGGATAATGCGTACCGAGGATCGTCTCGCCTTTACATCCTGCGCATGGGCATTCGTCGCGGAGCACCTTGATCGGATATTCGGACTGCGAGCCGTCATCCCATGTGATGACGAGCATCTCTCGTTCTGCATCGCGCTTAATTCGGGTAGGTTGCATGGTGTGCAGAATTACTTCTTCTCCGATTGTTCGATAAACTGAAAACCGGTCTTTGGCAGACTAAACTTTGTGGTATCGACTGCCCATGCCGTGTCCAATGCAACGAGTTGTGTTCCGATCATCCCATCGCGTGTCTGGGTAATCTTTTTCATGAGGATACCTCTCCAGATCCAGAACTTCCCGCTTCCGTCACGGTTCTCCCATCGAGTGGCGGGGACTCCGGCGATCGTATCGGTCCCGACGGCACGCATCAAATTGTTGTGCATGCTCTTCTCGAGGAACTGTGCCGGGGTCGGAATTTCGGACTCGGAAAGATGGTAGAGACTATCCAACTCGGGTGGTTTGAGATGCACAACCTTCCGCTCGTTCAAGGAGATATTATAGACGTCGGCCAGGCGGGTAATCCCCGCGCTACCGACTGGCTGTATGCCTTGTTCCCCGAGCAATTCATATTTCGAGTACCGTGCTTCGTACCTCCCATAGTCGGCAATGAACATCTCTTCGCCTCCGCGAGCGTTGCCGAGGAATTCGTACTGCATGTGCACATTCTTGATCTCGTAACGCCGGAATGCATTCACCGGTCCCGAGTACTCGTGTTTGCCGCAGCCGATGACAGAGGCGACGAGCGCCGCACCGAGCAGCGCCCGAAGGGTGGATATACGAATGGTCATACGTGTGCAACAGGGTCGAGCGTCAGCAAGTGCTCGAAATATCCGAGCGATAGTTTTTCCTGTAACGAATTGACCTTCAAGCGATCGTTGAGGTTTTTGAAATCCACCATGTCCAGCGGCTGATCTTGGTTGAAGCAACTGAAGACAAAGCCCTTCTCTTCCTGCGTCACCGGATCGACGTGCTTTTGCAGACACTGTGCGCAGACTTCCTTCATCATGCACTGCATCGGTGAGTTGATCGAACCGATGGCGGCGTGTCCTTCTTTCATGAGCTCACCTAGCACGCCATCTTTCCGTCGCGCCGCTTTGACTGCCGCCATCATGCGGTCGGAACCGATGGCGATGATGCGGTCTATGTTGCAGAACGGGAACATGCGTTCGACGCCAAGCTTCTGGTCATGGTAGGCCAGCATCGCCTGAATGATGTTACCGCGGAAGTGCGTATCCTGCGGACGGTTCGACGAGATCTCGGCACCGGCATCGGTTGACCAGATGACCTGGTCGGTGGCCGCTTCGATCTCTTCGCGTTTGAAAAGGTCCTCGCCGAACTTGTAGCCGGCAAAGTAGATCACCTTGTTGTTCTTCTCCTTCAGCGCCTTCGCGATCGAGAAGAGCACGGCATTACCGAGGCCGCCGCCGGCGAGTAATACGGTCTCGTTCTCGGGGATCTCGGTCGGAGCGCCGGTCGGGCCCATGACAATCACGGGCTCGCCGGGCTTCAGCATTGCAACTTGCCGCGAGCTCGAGCCCATTTCGAGCACGATCAGCGACAGCAGCCCCGCTTCTTTATCGACCCATGCACCGGTGAGCGCCAGGCCCTCCATCGTGATCGGCGTGTTCGAGATCGTCTTCGCCAGTCGTTCGAAATTCTGTAAGCGGTAGAACTGACCCGGATGGAAGTGACGTGCAGCGGCCGGAGCTTTCACAACGACCTCAACGATCGTGCGGGTCAAGCGCTCCACTCTGACGACCGTCGCTTTGAACTCGTCGTCTATCATGCGGCGCATCGCATACCATTCGCCGATATCGACGACATCGCGCTTGTCTGCCTTGCCCCACACTGCATAGACAACATGCTTGAAGCCATCTTTTGCACTGGCCATTGCTTTGACGACATTCCCTGCATAGCGGGGATGATTGTCGCCGTAGAACGTGATGTACTTGCCGTTCTTGTTGTAGCTCGTGAAGAAGCCGTTGTCGTTCGGCTCGAACGAACCGTTGAGGTGATGCGGCTGGAAAAAGTTGTCCCACTTGTCTTTGACGAACGTCCCCGGCTGTTCGCGTTCGTAGATCGTGTTCGGGCTGGTGCCTGCAGCGACGCAGACGCTCTTGGCCGCGAACTCGACGAACTCGCCGTTACCGCGCTGCTTGCCATCGATCATTGCCTGACGCTCGAAGCGCATGGCCTTCACTGCGCCAAACTCGTCGGCGATCGCTTCGAGGGGCGACATGTTCTCGACGTAGTAAATGCCCTCTTCGAGCGACTTCTCGATCTCTTCGTGATTGAGCCTGTATGCCGGCGAATCCTTCAGACTCTTGCGATAGACGAGCGTGACGCCACCCCACTTGCGTACGAGCGGTACGAAGTTCGGCTTCTCGCCTGAAGCTTTCGCGCGTGCGCGCTCGGCACGGACTTCCCTGCCGTGCTCGAGGAATGTGGCAAGGATCGCTTTGTCCTCGGCATCGAGACGAGCGAAGAACGCCTCTTCGCCACTTTCTTTCACCACGATCTCGTATCGGTCGAGTACTTTCTCGACCTGAATCGGATAGTACGCTGCAAGTTCTGTCGCCGTGTCGATGGCCGTCAGTCCGCCGCCGATGACAACAGCCGGCAGTTGGACCTGCAAATTGGTGAGCGTCGTCTTCTTCGCTGCACCAGTAAGCTGCAGGGCCATGAGAAAATCGGAAGCTTTGCGAATGCCGCGGATGAGATTATTCTTCATCGGCACGATCGTCGGCTTGCCTGCACCGCTGGCAATGGCAATGTGATCGAAATGGTAGCGGTCGAATGCGTCCTCGATTGTCACTGTCCCACCGAAGCGAACGCCACCATAGATGGCGAACGTGTTGCGCCGCGAGAGCGTCAGGTAGATGAGCGTCAGGAAGTTCTTATCCCAACGCACAGTGATGCCGTACTCGGCGACGCCGCCGAAGCCGTCCATCGACCGATGATCGAGCGCACGATAGATATCATCCCAATGCTCGATCGGTTTCGGCGCAACCCACTTGCCGTCGTTGCCGAGATACCCCGTCAATTCCTTTTCAAGCGGTTCGATCTTCAAACCATCAATCCCAACGACTCCGAACCCTTCGTTGAGTAGATAGTGAGAAAGCGTATAACCGGCGGGGCCAAGCCCGACGACGAGCGTCTTCTTGCCGGTGTACTCGACTGGGTACGGGCGACGCACGTTCAGCGGATTCCAGCGAGTGAGCAAGCCATAGACTTCGACGCCCCAGCGCATGCGCAGTACGTCGGTCAGCGCGCCTGTCTCGGCCTGCGGGATGTTCACCGGCGTCTGCTTCTGATAGATGCATGCTTTCATGCAGTCGTTGCAGATACGGTGCCCGGTGCCGGGGCACATCGGATTATCGAGCATCACGAGTGCGAGCGAGCTGATCGAGTCGCCCTTCGATTGGAGCATGTGCATTTCCGAAATCTTCTCGTCGAGCGGGCAGCCGGTGAGCTTGATTCCCAGCGGATTCTTTTTCAGCGAACCGTCCTTCTCATGAATCCCCTTCGAACAGGAGTCCTTCGAACGATCGTGACAGAAGATGCAGTACTCGGTCTCGCCGCGAACTTCGCGCTGATTCATGCGGTCGTCGGTGAGGGCGAAGCCATCGCGGCGGCGATACTCTTCTTCGGGCCCGATGATCTTTTCGGGCAGTAACTCCTCCGGACGGATGATCTGGACGA is part of the Bacteroidota bacterium genome and encodes:
- a CDS encoding segregation/condensation protein A, with protein sequence MEQLASQQYKIRLPLFEGPLDLLLFFIKRDELDIYDIPVHHITTEFLGYLRMMQMLDLEVAGEFIVVAAELCQIKAKMLLPREERTEEGIEEDDPRADLVRRLIEYRRFKEMSEQLGTMNEEARKLHYRQFFKADDRESHIEDDSEDLVGSITLFHLLSAFQKAMLRAPLIKRTHDVEMIPVTVEEQSEYILDMLAFKGEMNFIELFTGFIDANTIEELSTPVRLRLVVTFMAVLELVRSQMIALRQSDAFDDIILFKP
- a CDS encoding choice-of-anchor D domain-containing protein, with protein sequence MTRNAVFALFLSVLAASVATAQWQIPTPREQHAVPSDGTTINYPTVSLPIGVRYHIHSEGRVQVSSAGDIADACYYVNVFPFGPNVVPVSAKVRLSGTQESWMYDLLSPQSYQSSHTYDVGTASQGSPLSVRFFDRSDPPNAYYNDNSGSLTVEVAQETPMIVAKYDTVRFGNIAVGKNRTLEDSIEAYGTEGYRCDGVSLSGPSQSKFFVFSERTVPFGLQETTNEFRFTYTPTTIQADTAYLRLVSSNAYLPQRSFVIVLIGNGIGSQLTVARDTLDFGTIRVNSTKNLTQTFRNAGSVDATIASIVVAPAGNFTAGATPISVPGTGSAGCTVSFTPTSVGNFFTRFICTTDDGSTLVFYAKGAGGIPSPYISSPVLDFGRLLMNSSKTLSDTILNKGTTDLNVVSTTNTNAFEYTVIGGQGPQSYPPGNGARYSFTFTPRVHIPFWGNHDGSFTFNFDDGTSKTIVFKGCDHDAISTRLAIDTNYYVNVGNTIEVSQKLLGPLDSAFTPIRSLQERISFDQQTFDFVSARKGALTASGDWTLTTTPGPGFIDIKLSATNSSFVATGSIVLLTFRAHTDAIPGQLTLLPQLSIDFANNFEPLVTSSSGRIIVSDMCTPVRLTNAYTSKKTYIEQTQPNPVVREALVNYTIGTDVGGTAAVPVRIRIFDQMGRLVQVAVNENLAAGRYSTVFSTTDLAPGMYWYTLDAGGVSCSRSMLVVR
- a CDS encoding DUF971 domain-containing protein: MQPTRIKRDAEREMLVITWDDGSQSEYPIKVLRDECPCAGCKGETILGTHYPAPLKIFQEGMYQLEKLVPVGQYAVQAYWKDGHDTGIYSWEYLRALASAIKNGSIAS
- a CDS encoding FAD-dependent oxidoreductase, with the translated sequence MSQLQLGLKNFSYSDLFDASALARLHTVFHAFVASRDAALSTRWNAYAASGGGALTPVDVSTLLVEMAPYVGEFVADLFNIQSDRERLMTVAQREKVIFDFKRDFLQRRAMKKLSTLEKCTAVAPIADLTAAYDALRSGAFASIFTEYDEELATAKMAMQLVAEEKSGELAKHPAGTMDMFEAYIAACVYDHSLHARVKTWASYHLPHNMDFDNLVQIIRPEELLPEKIIGPEEEYRRRDGFALTDDRMNQREVRGETEYCIFCHDRSKDSCSKGIHEKDGSLKKNPLGIKLTGCPLDEKISEMHMLQSKGDSISSLALVMLDNPMCPGTGHRICNDCMKACIYQKQTPVNIPQAETGALTDVLRMRWGVEVYGLLTRWNPLNVRRPYPVEYTGKKTLVVGLGPAGYTLSHYLLNEGFGVVGIDGLKIEPLEKELTGYLGNDGKWVAPKPIEHWDDIYRALDHRSMDGFGGVAEYGITVRWDKNFLTLIYLTLSRRNTFAIYGGVRFGGTVTIEDAFDRYHFDHIAIASGAGKPTIVPMKNNLIRGIRKASDFLMALQLTGAAKKTTLTNLQVQLPAVVIGGGLTAIDTATELAAYYPIQVEKVLDRYEIVVKESGEEAFFARLDAEDKAILATFLEHGREVRAERARAKASGEKPNFVPLVRKWGGVTLVYRKSLKDSPAYRLNHEEIEKSLEEGIYYVENMSPLEAIADEFGAVKAMRFERQAMIDGKQRGNGEFVEFAAKSVCVAAGTSPNTIYEREQPGTFVKDKWDNFFQPHHLNGSFEPNDNGFFTSYNKNGKYITFYGDNHPRYAGNVVKAMASAKDGFKHVVYAVWGKADKRDVVDIGEWYAMRRMIDDEFKATVVRVERLTRTIVEVVVKAPAAARHFHPGQFYRLQNFERLAKTISNTPITMEGLALTGAWVDKEAGLLSLIVLEMGSSSRQVAMLKPGEPVIVMGPTGAPTEIPENETVLLAGGGLGNAVLFSIAKALKEKNNKVIYFAGYKFGEDLFKREEIEAATDQVIWSTDAGAEISSNRPQDTHFRGNIIQAMLAYHDQKLGVERMFPFCNIDRIIAIGSDRMMAAVKAARRKDGVLGELMKEGHAAIGSINSPMQCMMKEVCAQCLQKHVDPVTQEEKGFVFSCFNQDQPLDMVDFKNLNDRLKVNSLQEKLSLGYFEHLLTLDPVAHV